In the genome of Abyssalbus ytuae, the window TTATTTATATGATTATTATAAAATAAAATCTGATAGTAATTAAAACGTGGTGATTTATGGGATTAAATCGGATTTAAACCGTTGAGTAAGCCACAAATTATATAGGGCAACCTCCCCGGAATATTCTAAAACCTCAAAAATTAAATTTGCAGCCAACTAACATAAAACTACCACCCCGATTTTATATTAGAGCATTCCAATTTATAAATATTCCATCCTATTTTATAAAACTCTTATCCCAATTTAATATTGGAGCATCCCAAAATATAAAACTATCAATCTGAAATTATCTTTTAATAACCCAATCCATATTTTTAAGAAGATTTTTTATAAAAAAATCAATCCAAAACATAAAACTATAAACCCTCTTTATAAATATTGTGCCCTAAAACAATAATTGAACAGCCGGTACCATGGTGCATCACATTAAAAGACAGCCTACAAGAAAAGTACTGCCTTAAACAAACAGCACTTTTCAACACAAACTAAAAAATTACAACAAACCACCGGAAACTGTAATTCTTTCACCTGTAACCCAACCAGCATCATCAGAAGCAAGAAAAACGGCAACCTTTGCAATATCATTTGGCTGACCTAACCGGCCCAGCGGAGTAAGTGGAAGCATTTGTTTTTCGGTATCACCACCAAGAATTCCCATTTCATAATTCCCTTCTGTTTCGGTAATTCCCGGAGCAATAACATTGATGCGAATTTTTTTCGGGCCTAGCTCTTTTGCCAAAGCTTTTGTGACATTATCAATACCTGCTTTGGCGGCAGAGTAAACCATAAACCCCGGAAGTGGGTTTTGGCTTACTGTTGAACTAATGTTAATAATACTTCCACCATTTTCACCAAACATTTTCACAGCTTGTTGAATGCTTAAAATGGGAGCCATAAGGTGAGTGTTTACCTGTAAATGAAAACTTTCTTCCGTAATACCATCTATCCATTCTATTTTAAAAATCCCTGCATTGTTCACCAAAATATCCAACTGACCAAATGCTTTTTTTGTTTCTTCAAAAAGTTTTTTGATGTCGGTAAACCTTGAAATATCTGCCTGTGCCGAAATAGCAATACCACCATTTTGAATAATCTCGTTAACTACCCTGTCTGCATTCTCTTTGCTTTTAGAGTAATTAACCACAACTTTTGCACCTTCTTTTGCATATCTTTTTGCAATTCCTGCACCAATCCCTTTTGATGAACCCGTAACTATAGCTACTTTGTTTTTTAATTTTAAACTCATTTTTATTTATTTAAGTGAGTCACAAAACTAAAATATATGTACATTTACGACAAGTATGTACTTTTTTGTACACTACATACCAAAAGTAATGTAATGCTGATTATCAATTATTTAAAAAATGAAAAGAAAAGAAAAAATTTGTCCTGAAGAAACAACCTGCTCTGTCGATTACGCATTTAAACGTATTGGAGGCAAATACAAGGGCAGAATTTTATGGTATTTACACGAACAAAGTATTTTGCGATACGGGGAATTAAGCAGGACTTTACCCGACATTACCACTAAAATGCTGACACAGACATTAAGAGAATTAGAATCAGATAATTTAGTCTGTAGAAAAGTCTATCACGAAGTGCCTCCAAAAGTGGAATACTCCCTAACAGAAACAGGACAAGAACTTATCCCATTTATCAGTTATCTTAAAGATTGGGGCGAAAAACAAATTGAAAAAGAACGAAAGGTAAAATAAGTATAAAGGTAACCGTCGGTGCAAGCCCTTAACGCCCCTTTCATCTATTGACCCAGGTTATATTTCCCTAAAAGGTTATTATAATTTTTTCCTGCGTTGACCTGCCTAAACATTCTGGAAGGATATGTTGAGAAAAAAATCTGCTATTTTATAGCATAAGTCTCACCTGAAAAGAATAAATCGTCTGTTTTTGAAAAACTGGAATCCGATTTAACCTGTGCGGTTAAAGCATCTTCCCTTTCTTCTAAAGTGACATCTTTACAGCTTCTTATTATTCCTGTTACAATAGGATCTTGTAAGCGGATAAGCATTTGATGCAAGGTCGGGTCTTTTTCATGGGCATCATGAACAAGAATATCCTCCCCGGTAATTCCGTTTTTGCCTATGTTTACCACTTCTAATCTTAACCCGTTCAATATTAATCCTTTATCACGGTTTCTTCCGAAGATCATAGGTTTTCCATGTTCCAGAAAAATTTGCTTATCATCCTTTACTTCTTTGTCAGTATAAGAAGTATAGCAACCGTCATTAAAAATCACACAATTCTGTAACACTTCTATTAATGAAGTCCCCTTGAATTTATGAGCCTCAATAAAAATTTGGGTCATATCCTTCGGGTTGTTTCCGGCTATTCGTGCAAAAAATCTTGCCTGTGCCCCTATTGCCAATTCACCTGCAGAAAAAGGAGGTTGAGTGTTTCCGTAAGGAGAGGATTTTGTTTTTTGTCCCACCAAAGAAGTAGGAGAAAATTGTCCTTTTGTTAAACCATATATTTTATTATTGAATAATATGATGTTTAAATCAATATTACGTCGTAAAACATGTATAAAGTGATTACCTCCTATGGCCAGGGAATCTCCGTCACCGGTAATTACCCATACGCTTAAATCCTGATTAGCCAATTTTACTCCTGTGGCTATTGCGGGAGCCCTTCCATGAATACCATGCATGCCGTACGTTTCCATATAATAAGGAAAACGTGATGAACATCCTATACCTGAAATAAAAACCACATCTTCTTTTTTAACTCCCATTTCAGGCAATGCTTTTTGCATGGATCGTAAAATAACATAATCATCACATCCGGGACACCATCTTACTTCCTGGTCACTTGCAAAATCTTTGAACGTATATTTTTTTACTGATGTTTCCATAATTATGCTACTAATTCTTTAAATTTTTTAATAAGCTCTTTATTACCAAAAGGCAAACCTTGTATTTTGTTATATTGTAAAAATCCGCAGCGGTTAAAATTCATCCGCAGGATATTTACAAACTGTCCGTTATTTAGTTCGCACACCACAATTTTTTTAAATCTGTTTAACATTTCTTCAGTATTTTTTGGTAACGGATTGATATAGTTAAAATGTGCAAATCCAATATTTTTATATCCCTCATCATGCAATTGTTTAACAGCTGTATGCAGTGCTCCGTAAGTTCCTCCCCATCCAATTACCAGCAAATCCCCTTCATCGGCAAATTCAGGCTGTAATAAGGGAATATGATTTTCTACCCTTTTAATTTTTTCAGCTCTTGTTTTAGTCATCAACTCATGGTTTTCGGGTACATAAGATACATTTCCGGTTAAAAAATCCTTTTCTAATCCCCCTACCCTGTGTTCCAAACCTGCATTGCCAGGCACAGCCCAGTCTCTGGCTAAAGTTTCATTGTCCCGTCTGTATGGCGACCAGTTATCATCAACAGTTTTAATAATTTTCGATTTTATTTCCGGCATATCGTTCACCGATTGAATTTTCCATGGTGCAGATCCGTTGGCAATATATCCGTCAGTTAAAAGTATAACCGGGGTCATGTGTTCCAAGGCAAGTTTAGCTGCCATATATGCATAATTAAAGCAATTTGCAGGTGTACTGGCCGCAATTACAATTACAGGACTTTCGCCATTCCTTCCATACATGGCCTGTAAAAGATCGGATTGTTCTGTTTTAGTGGGTAATCCGGTTGAAGGACCTCCCCTTTGTACATTCACTACTACCAGGGGTAATTCCAGCATCATAGCCAAACCCAAAGCCTCACCTTTTAAAGCGAGCCCGGGCCCTGAAGTGGTGGTAATAGCCAGATCTCCTGCAAAAGCAGCACCAATTGCCGATGATATTCCGGCTATTTCATCTTCTGCCTGAAAAGTTTTTACTCCAAAATGTTTATGCTTTACAAGTTCATGGAGTATATCGGAAGCCGGTGTTATTGGGTAAGAACCCAAAAAAAGTTCCAATCCTGATTTTTCTGCGGCCGCAAGGAATCCCCAAGCCGTGGCAGTATTTCCCATAATTATCCGATACGTTCCTGAAACCATCTTAGCGGGCAAAATATTATAAGAATTAGGAATAAGCTCAAGGGTTTCAGCAAAAAATAGTCCGGCATTAAGCACTTTGGTGTTGGCTTCAATTAAGTGAGGTTTTGCGCTGAACTTTTTGTTAAGAAATTCAATGGTATGTTCAGTAGACCGGTTGTACATCCAGTATACCATTCCCAGAGCAAACATATTTTTACTTCTTACTATACTTTTATTATCCAGGCCTTCCACATCTTTCAAGGCTTCTTTTGTTAAAGTTGTCATGGCAACTTCAATTACCCTGTAATTTTCCAGACTCCCATCTTCTAAAGGATTATTATCATATTCTGCTTTTTCCAAATTTTTTCTGGTAAATGCATCAACATCCACAATTATGGTATGCCCTGGCTTAACCGCATACAGATTGGTCTTTAAGCCGGCCGGATTCATGGCTACCAATAAATCTACTTCATCTCCCGGAGTACGTACTTCTATACTTCCAATATGCACCTGAAAACCGGAAACCCCGTACAAACTTCCCTGAGGTGCCCTTATTTCGGATGGATAATTAGGAAAAGTTGCCACATCATTACCAAACATCGCAGAAGTATCAGAAAACTGAGTTCCGGTAAATTGCATACCATCACCTGAGTCTCCTACAAAACGTACTACTACCGTTTCCAGAGATGCTGTAGAAGGTTTTTTTTCTTTAATCATGATCAGAAAACTTAAAAAATTAATACATGTAGAAATAGACATGCTACTATTTGGATCAAATATAAATTGAGCAGGCTATATTAAATATGATTTTTGTCATATGAAATCGATGCAATGAGCCTTAGTTTTATTAACAATTTTTAAAAAAACAGATTAACATGGCTATTACAATTACAGATGAATGCATTAACTGTGACGCCTGTATAGCAGAGTGTCCCAACCATGCAATTTACGAACCAGATCAGGAATGGTCTTATTCAGAAGAGACTTCATTAAGTGGTACAACAGTTTCTCCGGAAGGAAAAGAAATTGATGCCGATGCTGAAAATGCACCCCTGTCTGACGAATTTTATTTTATAGTTCCCGAAAAATGTACAGAATGCAAAGGTTTTCATGATGAACCTCAGTGCGCTTCCGTTTGTCCGGTGGACTGTTGTGTTCCCGATGAGAATCATGTAGAATCCGAAGAAGAATTACTGGCAAAAAAAGCCTGGCTACACGGAGAATAAACCTTTGTGAATCATTTACAGTCAATACAACAGTATAATATAATACCTTTTATTATAAGGTATTTCCAAAATATAACATGATGGGAAAAAAAAATGAAAAACTTATATGTGATGCCAATGAAGCAGTAGCAAGAGTAGCTCATAAAACCAATGAGGTATGTGCTATTTACCCTATTACACCTGCTTCACCTATGGGAGAACATGTAGATGTTTTTAGCTCGAAAGGCAAAAAGAATATTTGGGGAAATGTCCCCAGAATTGTAGAAATGCAAAGTGAAGGTGGTGCCGCAGGAGCAGTACATGGATCTTTACAAGGGGGTGCACTTACCACTACCTTTACGGCTTCTCAGGGATTATTACTTATGATTCCAAATATGTATAAAATTGCAGGTGAATTATTACCTGCAGTCATACATGTAGCAGCCCGTACGGTAGCTACCCATGCCCTTTCTATTTTCGGAGATCATTCTGATGTGATGGCTACCCGGCAAACAGGATTCTCTATGCTGTTTGGTGGCTCTGTAC includes:
- a CDS encoding SDR family NAD(P)-dependent oxidoreductase; the encoded protein is MSLKLKNKVAIVTGSSKGIGAGIAKRYAKEGAKVVVNYSKSKENADRVVNEIIQNGGIAISAQADISRFTDIKKLFEETKKAFGQLDILVNNAGIFKIEWIDGITEESFHLQVNTHLMAPILSIQQAVKMFGENGGSIINISSTVSQNPLPGFMVYSAAKAGIDNVTKALAKELGPKKIRINVIAPGITETEGNYEMGILGGDTEKQMLPLTPLGRLGQPNDIAKVAVFLASDDAGWVTGERITVSGGLL
- a CDS encoding winged helix-turn-helix transcriptional regulator; its protein translation is MKRKEKICPEETTCSVDYAFKRIGGKYKGRILWYLHEQSILRYGELSRTLPDITTKMLTQTLRELESDNLVCRKVYHEVPPKVEYSLTETGQELIPFISYLKDWGEKQIEKERKVK
- a CDS encoding 2-oxoacid:ferredoxin oxidoreductase subunit beta, with protein sequence METSVKKYTFKDFASDQEVRWCPGCDDYVILRSMQKALPEMGVKKEDVVFISGIGCSSRFPYYMETYGMHGIHGRAPAIATGVKLANQDLSVWVITGDGDSLAIGGNHFIHVLRRNIDLNIILFNNKIYGLTKGQFSPTSLVGQKTKSSPYGNTQPPFSAGELAIGAQARFFARIAGNNPKDMTQIFIEAHKFKGTSLIEVLQNCVIFNDGCYTSYTDKEVKDDKQIFLEHGKPMIFGRNRDKGLILNGLRLEVVNIGKNGITGEDILVHDAHEKDPTLHQMLIRLQDPIVTGIIRSCKDVTLEEREDALTAQVKSDSSFSKTDDLFFSGETYAIK
- a CDS encoding 2-oxoacid:acceptor oxidoreductase subunit alpha, coding for MIKEKKPSTASLETVVVRFVGDSGDGMQFTGTQFSDTSAMFGNDVATFPNYPSEIRAPQGSLYGVSGFQVHIGSIEVRTPGDEVDLLVAMNPAGLKTNLYAVKPGHTIIVDVDAFTRKNLEKAEYDNNPLEDGSLENYRVIEVAMTTLTKEALKDVEGLDNKSIVRSKNMFALGMVYWMYNRSTEHTIEFLNKKFSAKPHLIEANTKVLNAGLFFAETLELIPNSYNILPAKMVSGTYRIIMGNTATAWGFLAAAEKSGLELFLGSYPITPASDILHELVKHKHFGVKTFQAEDEIAGISSAIGAAFAGDLAITTTSGPGLALKGEALGLAMMLELPLVVVNVQRGGPSTGLPTKTEQSDLLQAMYGRNGESPVIVIAASTPANCFNYAYMAAKLALEHMTPVILLTDGYIANGSAPWKIQSVNDMPEIKSKIIKTVDDNWSPYRRDNETLARDWAVPGNAGLEHRVGGLEKDFLTGNVSYVPENHELMTKTRAEKIKRVENHIPLLQPEFADEGDLLVIGWGGTYGALHTAVKQLHDEGYKNIGFAHFNYINPLPKNTEEMLNRFKKIVVCELNNGQFVNILRMNFNRCGFLQYNKIQGLPFGNKELIKKFKELVA
- a CDS encoding 4Fe-4S dicluster domain-containing protein codes for the protein MAITITDECINCDACIAECPNHAIYEPDQEWSYSEETSLSGTTVSPEGKEIDADAENAPLSDEFYFIVPEKCTECKGFHDEPQCASVCPVDCCVPDENHVESEEELLAKKAWLHGE